Proteins from a genomic interval of Clostridium scatologenes:
- a CDS encoding acetyl-CoA hydrolase/transferase family protein: protein MIDIKDRVRNKALHSKIVTAEEAAAIIKPNMNVGVSGFTPSGYPKAVPLALAERMKKEKFKINLWTGASVGSELDGALSEANGISRRLPYQTNKSLRNKINNGEIQYVDLHLSHVAQMVRYGFLDKVDVAIVEACAITEEGYIIPTTSLGNTASYVQSADIVIVEINTTQPLELEGMHDVYIPMDPPNRVPIPLIKINDRIGTTYIPVDHDKITYIVPCDRPDVTRSLSEISDDDLAISSNLIDFFNSEVKHGRLPKNLLPLQSGVGSVANAVTAGIVRSQYTHLNVYTEVIQDGMFDLIDAGKLDFASGTALSPSPEGLKRFYENIDEYRNKILLRPQEISNNPGIARRLGVIAMNTAIEFDIYGNVNSSHIMGSKMMNGIGGSGDFARNGYLTIFFTKSTAKNGAISSIVPMCSHVDHTEHDTDVFITELGIADVRGLSPKERARVIINNCVHPDYKPMLVDYLERAEKETGFAHTPNLLDEALSWHSRFLSTKSMKLNG from the coding sequence ATGATTGACATTAAGGATCGTGTCCGTAACAAAGCTTTGCATTCTAAAATTGTTACTGCAGAGGAGGCAGCAGCGATCATCAAACCAAACATGAACGTTGGTGTTAGTGGTTTTACTCCATCAGGTTATCCGAAGGCAGTTCCATTAGCTTTGGCTGAAAGAATGAAAAAAGAAAAATTCAAAATTAACCTATGGACAGGAGCTTCAGTTGGCAGTGAACTTGATGGAGCATTATCGGAAGCCAACGGTATTTCAAGAAGGTTACCGTATCAAACCAATAAAAGCTTGCGTAATAAAATTAATAATGGAGAGATTCAATATGTTGATCTTCATCTTAGTCATGTTGCGCAGATGGTTCGTTATGGTTTTCTGGATAAAGTTGATGTTGCTATTGTGGAGGCTTGTGCTATTACTGAAGAAGGTTATATTATTCCAACAACATCACTTGGAAACACAGCCTCTTATGTTCAAAGTGCTGATATTGTGATTGTAGAAATAAATACCACTCAGCCATTGGAATTGGAAGGTATGCATGATGTCTATATACCAATGGATCCTCCTAATCGAGTACCAATTCCACTTATTAAGATCAACGATCGAATTGGGACTACTTATATTCCAGTTGATCATGATAAAATTACTTATATTGTGCCTTGTGATCGTCCAGATGTTACACGTTCACTATCAGAAATTAGTGACGATGACTTAGCAATAAGTAGTAATTTGATTGATTTTTTCAATTCTGAAGTCAAACACGGTAGGTTACCAAAAAATTTATTGCCATTGCAATCAGGTGTAGGATCTGTGGCTAATGCTGTTACAGCTGGTATAGTAAGATCTCAATACACACACCTCAACGTTTATACGGAAGTTATTCAGGATGGAATGTTTGATCTTATTGATGCTGGAAAACTGGACTTTGCATCTGGAACTGCATTGTCTCCTTCGCCAGAGGGTTTAAAGCGATTTTATGAAAATATTGATGAATATCGTAATAAGATTTTACTTCGTCCACAAGAAATATCTAACAATCCAGGAATAGCTAGACGGTTGGGAGTAATAGCTATGAATACGGCTATAGAATTTGACATATATGGTAATGTTAATTCTAGCCATATTATGGGGAGTAAGATGATGAATGGTATTGGTGGTTCGGGTGATTTTGCTCGTAATGGCTACCTAACAATTTTCTTTACTAAATCCACTGCTAAGAATGGCGCCATTTCTTCAATTGTTCCAATGTGCTCACATGTTGATCATACTGAGCATGATACTGATGTTTTCATTACTGAGCTTGGAATAGCAGATGTTCGTGGTCTTAGTCCTAAAGAACGTGCACGTGTTATTATTAATAACTGTGTTCATCCTGATTATAAGCCTATGCTGGTGGATTATTTGGAAAGGGCAGAGAAGGAAACAGGTTTTGCACATACACCTAACCTTCTTGATGAGGCCTTATCTTGGCACTCCAGATTTTTAAGTACAAAATCAATGAAATTAAACGGATAG
- a CDS encoding acyl-CoA mutase large subunit family protein, with the protein MANESIKAKMQTYNAKVEKVSVKFPERKNLAHNRLYTPLDVKEFDYESKLGFPGQYPYTRGVQPTMYRSRFWTMRQYAGFSSAEESNKRYKYLLDQGQTGLSCAFDLPTQIGYDSDDEIADGEVGKVGVPIDSLADMEVLFKDIDLSKVSTSMTINAPAMVLLAMYIVVAEKQGISADKLKGTIQNDILKEYSARGTYIFPPKPSMRLITNIFEYCSKNVPKWNTISISGYHIREAGASAIQEIAFTIADGIAYVEAAIKAGLNVDDFAKRLSFFWDVHNDFLEEICKCRAARRVWAKVMKERFSAQEPKSMMLRTHMQTAGSMLTAQQPENNVVRVALQTAAAVLSGTQSLHTNSKDEALALPTEDSVRVALRTQQIVAYESGLADVVDPLAGSYYIEALTDKIEQGCWDYIKKIDDIGGAVEAIEKGYIQREIQESAYKWQTAVESGERIIVGVNKFQIEEPPVKGLLHVDESVCELQKEKLAKVKDKRNNDALKVKLVALEEAARNENKNLMPFVIEAVKEYGTLGEICGVLRKVFGEYQPHDSL; encoded by the coding sequence ATGGCTAATGAATCAATAAAAGCTAAAATGCAGACGTATAATGCCAAAGTAGAAAAGGTTTCTGTGAAATTTCCAGAACGAAAAAATCTTGCACACAATAGATTATATACTCCGCTAGATGTCAAAGAATTTGATTATGAGAGCAAATTAGGCTTTCCAGGACAATATCCTTATACAAGAGGTGTACAACCTACTATGTATCGAAGTCGTTTTTGGACTATGCGTCAATATGCTGGATTTTCCAGTGCAGAAGAATCAAATAAACGATATAAATATCTTCTAGATCAAGGACAAACTGGTTTATCATGTGCCTTTGACTTGCCAACTCAAATTGGTTACGATTCAGATGATGAGATTGCTGATGGTGAAGTTGGTAAAGTAGGAGTACCAATAGACTCTTTAGCTGATATGGAGGTACTTTTCAAAGATATTGATCTTAGTAAGGTTTCAACATCAATGACTATAAATGCACCAGCAATGGTATTATTAGCAATGTACATTGTAGTAGCGGAGAAACAAGGTATTTCAGCTGATAAACTTAAAGGAACTATTCAAAATGATATACTGAAAGAATATTCAGCTCGTGGTACTTATATTTTTCCACCTAAACCCTCTATGAGGCTTATTACTAACATATTCGAGTATTGTTCTAAAAACGTTCCAAAGTGGAATACTATATCGATTTCAGGATATCACATCCGTGAAGCTGGAGCATCAGCAATTCAGGAAATAGCATTTACTATTGCTGATGGTATAGCTTATGTTGAAGCAGCCATTAAAGCTGGCTTAAATGTTGATGATTTTGCTAAGAGACTTTCCTTTTTCTGGGATGTTCATAATGACTTTTTAGAAGAAATTTGCAAATGTCGAGCTGCACGTCGTGTATGGGCTAAAGTTATGAAAGAAAGGTTCAGTGCACAGGAGCCTAAGTCTATGATGCTTCGTACTCATATGCAAACTGCAGGATCCATGCTTACTGCTCAACAGCCTGAAAATAATGTTGTACGTGTTGCATTACAGACAGCAGCTGCTGTTTTAAGTGGAACTCAGTCACTACATACCAACTCTAAAGATGAAGCATTAGCTTTGCCAACAGAAGACTCAGTGCGTGTAGCTTTGAGAACTCAGCAAATTGTTGCTTATGAAAGTGGTTTGGCTGATGTAGTTGATCCACTAGCTGGTTCTTACTATATTGAAGCTTTGACTGATAAAATAGAACAAGGATGTTGGGATTATATCAAGAAGATTGATGATATCGGTGGTGCTGTTGAAGCTATTGAAAAAGGCTATATTCAGAGAGAAATTCAAGAAAGCGCATATAAATGGCAAACTGCAGTGGAAAGTGGAGAACGAATTATCGTTGGTGTAAATAAATTTCAGATTGAAGAGCCACCAGTAAAGGGGCTTCTTCATGTAGATGAGTCCGTTTGTGAATTACAGAAAGAAAAATTAGCTAAAGTGAAAGATAAACGAAATAATGATGCACTTAAAGTAAAATTGGTTGCATTGGAAGAAGCCGCAAGAAATGAAAATAAAAACTTAATGCCATTTGTAATTGAAGCTGTTAAAGAATATGGAACTCTTGGTGAAATTTGTGGTGTACTACGTAAAGTATTTGGTGAATATCAACCACATGATAGTTTATAA
- a CDS encoding LysR family transcriptional regulator produces the protein MIKIDIYQFEYVMAIAEEKSISKAAKKLYITQPSLSQYIMRLENNLGVKLFDRSASSMILTYAGEIYVQTAKDILNLNTGMKRKLSDIAGSKKGRLVMGVPHQAGRHVLPLVLPEFHRQYPEIEIVIKEDVTMRLEEMLINGKIDIAILNLPMQNEKILYETIATERVFLVAPKDHRICDSKMFSGDNCKIDFNSLKDEPFILLEDGQRMRLLMDEIFKRANFKPNVLMEIKNLDTAYCIAAAGMGFTLVPENVVWLLNVDANQYNNFFNR, from the coding sequence GTGATCAAAATAGATATTTATCAATTTGAATACGTAATGGCTATTGCAGAAGAAAAAAGTATTTCTAAAGCAGCAAAAAAATTGTACATAACTCAGCCTTCTTTAAGCCAATATATTATGAGATTAGAAAATAATTTAGGTGTAAAATTATTTGATAGGAGCGCTAGTTCAATGATTTTGACTTATGCAGGAGAGATATATGTTCAAACTGCTAAAGATATTCTCAATTTAAATACTGGAATGAAAAGAAAACTTAGTGATATCGCAGGTTCCAAAAAAGGACGTCTTGTAATGGGCGTTCCTCATCAGGCCGGAAGACATGTATTACCTTTGGTATTACCAGAATTTCATAGGCAATATCCTGAAATAGAAATAGTAATAAAAGAAGATGTAACTATGCGATTAGAGGAAATGCTCATAAATGGTAAAATAGATATTGCTATCTTAAATCTTCCAATGCAAAATGAAAAAATTCTATATGAAACCATAGCTACTGAAAGGGTGTTTCTTGTAGCTCCAAAAGATCATCGGATATGTGATTCTAAAATGTTTTCAGGAGATAACTGTAAAATTGATTTTAATTCTTTAAAGGATGAGCCCTTTATTTTGTTAGAAGATGGACAGAGAATGAGACTTTTGATGGATGAGATATTCAAAAGAGCTAATTTCAAACCAAATGTTCTTATGGAAATTAAAAATCTTGACACCGCATATTGTATTGCTGCTGCTGGTATGGGATTTACTTTAGTACCTGAAAATGTTGTATGGCTTTTAAACGTAGATGCAAATCAATATAATAATTTTTTTAATAGATAA
- the meaB gene encoding methylmalonyl Co-A mutase-associated GTPase MeaB, whose protein sequence is MDIVQELLNGSPCALARAITAIENEYDDAFSIMKKIYPHTGRSHVIGITGPPGAGKSTLTDKLAKQYRKQGKTVGIIAVDPTSPFSGGAILGDRIRMNELTTDPGVFIRSMGTRGSLGGLALKTSDVVKIMDAAGKDIIFIETVGVGQSEVDIVKAADTTIVTLVPGLGDDIQAIKAGILEIGDIFVINKADRDGVERLNIELEMMLNLNQNVVDWRPPVKRTIASDGSGVDELISKIEEHISYLNHSNKLAIRRTKRTRDELLSLLNEQISRHMIEKITVSGELDSLVTSIEQRMHDPYTVVSKLLSNYLR, encoded by the coding sequence ATGGATATTGTTCAGGAACTTTTGAATGGATCGCCGTGTGCTTTAGCACGGGCTATTACAGCAATAGAAAATGAATACGATGATGCATTTTCTATTATGAAAAAAATATATCCACATACTGGTCGATCGCATGTAATTGGGATTACGGGACCGCCTGGAGCAGGCAAAAGCACTCTGACCGATAAATTGGCTAAGCAATATCGTAAGCAAGGAAAAACAGTTGGAATTATTGCAGTTGATCCTACTAGCCCGTTTTCTGGTGGTGCAATTCTTGGTGATCGTATCAGGATGAATGAATTGACTACTGATCCAGGAGTGTTTATACGCAGTATGGGAACTCGTGGAAGTCTTGGAGGTCTAGCACTTAAGACTTCTGATGTTGTAAAAATTATGGATGCAGCTGGTAAAGATATTATCTTTATTGAAACTGTTGGAGTAGGTCAGTCTGAAGTGGATATCGTTAAAGCGGCTGATACGACAATAGTGACTTTGGTTCCTGGTTTAGGTGATGATATCCAGGCTATCAAAGCTGGAATTCTTGAAATTGGCGATATTTTTGTGATAAACAAAGCTGATCGTGATGGAGTTGAACGATTAAATATCGAACTTGAAATGATGCTTAACTTAAATCAGAATGTTGTAGATTGGCGTCCACCTGTTAAAAGAACAATTGCCAGTGATGGTAGTGGCGTAGATGAACTAATAAGTAAGATAGAAGAACATATTAGCTATCTTAATCACTCTAATAAATTGGCTATTCGTCGAACAAAGCGCACACGAGATGAGCTTTTATCACTTCTTAATGAACAGATTAGTCGCCATATGATAGAAAAGATAACAGTATCTGGTGAACTTGATTCACTGGTAACTAGTATTGAACAACGAATGCACGATCCTTATACTGTTGTTTCTAAATTATTAAGTAATTATTTGCGTTAA
- a CDS encoding cobalamin B12-binding domain-containing protein: MEKHIRVLVAKPGLDGHDRGAKVVARALRDAGFEVIYTGLRQTPEVIVETALQEDVNVIAVSILSGSHNTLFPKIIALMKQKNMSDVLLIGGGVIPDEDIPGLKKAGVAEIFGPGTPTQVTIDYINENVK, encoded by the coding sequence ATGGAAAAACATATTAGAGTATTAGTAGCTAAACCAGGTCTTGATGGACATGATCGTGGAGCTAAAGTCGTAGCACGTGCTCTTCGTGATGCTGGCTTTGAGGTAATCTATACTGGACTTAGACAGACACCAGAAGTTATTGTGGAAACAGCATTGCAAGAAGATGTGAATGTAATTGCTGTGAGCATATTATCTGGTTCACATAACACTTTATTTCCGAAGATAATTGCACTAATGAAGCAAAAAAATATGAGCGATGTACTTCTGATTGGTGGTGGAGTTATTCCAGATGAAGATATACCAGGGCTTAAGAAAGCTGGAGTTGCCGAAATATTTGGACCGGGAACTCCTACACAAGTAACTATTGATTATATCAATGAAAATGTAAAATAG
- a CDS encoding PhzF family phenazine biosynthesis protein: MQIKVYTLNAFAKTHNGGNPAGVILNADSLSVNDMQKIAEKVGFSETAFVKKSNNADFKINFFTPNKEVDLCGHATIGTFYLLASKGIIKSGQYTQETKAGILKVECRNNNMIYMNQTKPKFYEVLNKVYIADSLNIDEEEIMNDIPIQIVSTGLKDILIPIKSLKSLYKIKPDFEKISYISKNQNVVGYHVFTLETEHDSTAHCRNFAPLYHIDEEAATGTSNGALSCYLYKYGLVSQKNVESLSFEQGYSMKKPSEILASLIVDNEEINEVKVGGIALNIKEINIEL, from the coding sequence ATGCAAATAAAAGTTTATACATTAAATGCTTTTGCAAAAACACATAATGGAGGAAATCCTGCTGGAGTTATTTTAAATGCAGATTCTTTATCAGTAAATGATATGCAAAAAATTGCAGAAAAGGTTGGATTCTCAGAAACAGCTTTTGTTAAGAAATCAAATAATGCTGATTTTAAAATTAACTTTTTTACTCCTAATAAGGAAGTTGATTTATGTGGACATGCTACCATTGGAACCTTCTATTTACTAGCAAGTAAAGGAATAATAAAATCAGGTCAGTACACTCAGGAAACTAAAGCTGGCATTTTAAAAGTGGAATGTAGAAATAATAACATGATATATATGAATCAAACGAAGCCTAAATTTTACGAAGTGTTAAATAAAGTATATATAGCTGATTCATTAAATATAGATGAAGAGGAGATCATGAATGATATTCCCATTCAAATTGTGTCTACAGGATTAAAGGATATTTTAATTCCAATTAAATCATTGAAGTCATTATATAAAATAAAGCCTGATTTTGAGAAAATATCCTATATTAGCAAAAATCAAAATGTTGTTGGATATCATGTTTTTACATTAGAAACAGAACATGATTCTACTGCTCACTGCAGAAATTTTGCACCTTTATATCATATTGATGAGGAAGCTGCAACAGGTACATCAAATGGTGCATTAAGCTGTTATTTATACAAATATGGACTTGTTTCACAAAAAAATGTTGAAAGTTTGTCTTTCGAGCAAGGATATTCTATGAAAAAACCATCAGAGATTTTAGCTAGTTTGATAGTTGATAATGAAGAAATTAATGAAGTAAAAGTTGGTGGAATTGCTTTAAATATTAAAGAAATAAATATTGAATTGTGA